The proteins below are encoded in one region of Deltaproteobacteria bacterium:
- a CDS encoding SCO family protein, producing the protein MRRAALAALVLALAGGASAGDGSPADERPLLLRDVGLAPHPGARLPLDAVFRDEAGEAAPLGRWLEGRPVVLSLVYFGCPMLCGEVMNALTTSLRPIALEPGKDFTVLAVSFDPRDGPEAARAKKSAAIARYGRPGAARGWHFLTGDAEAIRRLTDAVGFRYVWDAAGGQFAHVAVVTVLTPDGRIARYFPGIEYPARDLRLALVEASEGRIGTVVDRLLLFCYRYDAASGRYTPMIARAVRVGAALTALALGGLIVMLRRQERKAT; encoded by the coding sequence GTGAGGCGCGCCGCGCTCGCGGCCCTCGTACTCGCGCTCGCCGGAGGGGCGAGCGCGGGTGATGGATCGCCCGCGGACGAGCGGCCCCTCCTTCTCCGGGACGTCGGCCTCGCGCCGCACCCGGGGGCGCGGCTGCCGCTCGACGCCGTCTTCCGCGACGAGGCGGGCGAGGCCGCGCCGCTCGGGCGCTGGCTCGAGGGACGTCCGGTCGTCCTGTCGCTCGTGTACTTCGGCTGCCCGATGCTCTGCGGCGAGGTCATGAACGCGCTCACCACGAGCCTCAGGCCGATCGCGCTCGAGCCGGGAAAGGACTTCACGGTCCTCGCCGTGAGCTTCGACCCGCGCGATGGGCCCGAGGCGGCGCGCGCCAAGAAGTCGGCCGCGATCGCCCGCTACGGACGCCCGGGCGCGGCGCGGGGCTGGCACTTCCTCACCGGCGACGCAGAGGCCATCCGGCGCCTGACCGACGCGGTCGGCTTCCGCTACGTCTGGGACGCGGCGGGCGGGCAGTTCGCCCACGTGGCCGTGGTCACCGTGCTCACGCCCGACGGGCGGATCGCGCGCTACTTTCCCGGCATCGAGTACCCGGCACGCGACCTGCGCCTGGCGCTCGTCGAGGCCTCCGAGGGCCGGATCGGTACGGTCGTCGACCGGCTCCTGCTCTTCTGCTACCGCTACGACGCCGCGTCCGGCCGCTACACCCCCATGATCGCGCGGGCGGTGCGGGTGGGCGCAGCCTTGACCGCCCTCGCGCTCGGCGGCCTCATCGTGATGCTGCGCCGGCAGGAACGGAAGGCCACGTGA
- the coxB gene encoding cytochrome c oxidase subunit II: MSRLLPFPIFPPQASTLAPRTDHLLYFLLAISGLMTVLIAGLILYFSIRYRRRPGNERATQVHGSNRLEIAWSVVPLGIFLFTYVWGASIYFWAYTPPTDALEVYGVGKQWMWKFQHLSGQREIDELHVPVARPVKVLLTSQDVIHSFSVPDFRVKQDAIPGRYTEAWFEATLPGTYHLFCAEYCGTLHSQMIGSVVAMEPAAFEQWLAGGVTASPAERGQKLFQSLGCNTCHRADALARGPDLTGLLGRQVHLQGGAVLKADEAYIRQSILDPAAEVVQGYEPIMPTFKGLVTEEGILDLIEYIKSLGTTERAGP; the protein is encoded by the coding sequence GTGAGCCGCCTCCTGCCCTTCCCCATCTTCCCGCCGCAGGCGTCGACGCTCGCGCCGCGTACCGATCACCTCCTCTACTTCCTCCTCGCGATCAGCGGCCTCATGACGGTGCTCATCGCCGGCCTCATCCTCTACTTCTCGATCCGCTACCGCCGCCGCCCCGGCAACGAGCGCGCGACGCAGGTGCACGGCTCGAACCGGCTCGAGATCGCGTGGTCGGTCGTGCCCCTCGGCATCTTCCTCTTCACGTACGTCTGGGGCGCGAGCATCTACTTCTGGGCCTACACGCCGCCGACCGACGCCCTGGAGGTCTACGGCGTCGGCAAGCAGTGGATGTGGAAGTTCCAGCACCTGAGCGGCCAGCGCGAGATCGACGAGCTGCACGTGCCGGTGGCGCGGCCGGTGAAGGTCCTCCTCACCTCGCAGGACGTGATCCACAGCTTCTCCGTGCCCGACTTCCGCGTGAAGCAGGACGCCATCCCCGGGCGCTACACCGAGGCGTGGTTCGAGGCGACGCTGCCGGGCACCTACCACCTCTTCTGCGCCGAGTACTGCGGCACGCTGCATTCGCAGATGATCGGCTCCGTCGTCGCCATGGAGCCGGCCGCGTTCGAGCAGTGGCTCGCGGGCGGCGTCACCGCCTCGCCCGCCGAGCGCGGCCAGAAGCTCTTCCAGAGCCTCGGCTGCAACACCTGCCATCGCGCCGATGCCCTCGCCCGGGGGCCCGACCTGACGGGTCTCCTCGGCCGGCAGGTGCACCTCCAGGGCGGCGCGGTGCTGAAGGCCGATGAAGCCTACATCCGCCAGTCGATCCTCGACCCGGCGGCCGAGGTCGTCCAGGGGTACGAGCCGATCATGCCGACCTTCAAGGGCCTGGTGACGGAGGAGGGCATCCTGGACCTCATCGAGTACATCAAGTCCCTGGGAACCACGGAGAGGGCCGGACCATGA